One genomic segment of [Phormidium] sp. ETS-05 includes these proteins:
- a CDS encoding GAF domain-containing hybrid sensor histidine kinase/response regulator codes for MEKILEIMAAPLPQPEPNSPQPVLTNPVLDTSYASISICQPVESALQLQIEQGRLLNQVTAQIRQSLELPVILSTAVEQVRRFLQVDRLVIYEFNHSQPEKTHNTEGGPTSFGRITYESRAADTIPSVLHWQEGVNCFIDDPKFIKKYRKGSTLAIEDVETAYLSYPCLLKLMHQAGVRAKLVVPLVVNISEGNFEGEFAGDADDSERGKPVLWGLLIAHQCSGPRPWLEMEKDFLIHIGDHLSLGIQQALLYARLQEEKENLERRVRARTQELRDALLAAESASRAKSEFLATISHELRTPLTCVIGMSSTLMRWPVATESRKGNGTALSHKQRDYLQTIYDSGKHLLHLIEDIIDLSHLEAGKTVLQVRQFSLCELANRVIQGFLGKAASRDVTLTLNLAIPDGDDRFTADPNRVEQILDNLLSNAIKFTPQGGRVELSVWLENKTAAFQVEDTGVGIPEEQQPLLFQIFQQLDGTHRRNYGGMGVGLALTKQLVELHGGWIGVKSKLGKGSIFTVRLPAQSFTPSVQGSEARIPPQNYSAPLGCIVLIESSEDSATEICEILNQTGYQVVWMLDGSSAREQIDLLQPKVAIVNIRLAGMDGGEIITSLRKSSANPHLKILALAPPCPPAELLSILESGADDYAIKPLELPQLLSQINTLVARVDMELKRKG; via the coding sequence ATGGAAAAAATACTGGAAATCATGGCTGCTCCCCTCCCCCAACCAGAGCCAAATTCACCACAGCCGGTTTTAACTAACCCTGTTTTGGATACATCTTACGCTTCTATTTCCATCTGTCAACCAGTGGAAAGCGCGCTACAGCTACAAATTGAACAAGGACGACTCCTAAATCAAGTAACCGCCCAGATTCGCCAGAGTTTAGAATTGCCGGTGATTCTTAGCACGGCGGTGGAGCAGGTGCGCCGGTTTTTGCAGGTCGATCGCCTGGTGATTTACGAGTTCAACCACTCACAGCCAGAAAAGACCCACAACACAGAAGGCGGTCCCACCAGTTTCGGTCGAATTACCTACGAATCTCGGGCAGCGGATACTATCCCTTCGGTTCTCCACTGGCAAGAAGGTGTTAATTGCTTTATCGATGACCCGAAATTTATCAAAAAATACCGCAAAGGCTCCACCTTAGCCATAGAAGATGTGGAAACTGCTTATCTTTCCTACCCCTGCTTGCTTAAGTTAATGCACCAAGCGGGTGTCCGGGCTAAGTTGGTAGTGCCTCTGGTCGTTAATATTAGTGAGGGTAATTTTGAGGGGGAATTTGCCGGGGATGCTGATGATTCGGAGCGGGGGAAGCCGGTACTCTGGGGGTTGTTAATTGCGCACCAATGTAGTGGGCCGCGTCCTTGGTTGGAGATGGAAAAGGATTTTTTAATCCACATTGGCGACCATTTGAGTTTGGGTATCCAGCAGGCGCTGCTCTATGCGCGACTGCAAGAAGAAAAGGAAAATTTAGAGCGGCGGGTAAGAGCCCGCACCCAAGAACTGCGGGACGCTCTGCTGGCTGCAGAATCCGCCAGCCGCGCCAAAAGCGAATTTCTCGCCACCATCAGCCATGAATTGCGCACACCCCTAACTTGCGTGATTGGGATGTCTTCTACTCTGATGCGCTGGCCCGTGGCTACTGAGAGCCGCAAGGGCAATGGCACCGCTCTCAGCCATAAACAACGCGATTATTTGCAAACAATTTACGATAGTGGTAAACACCTGCTACATTTAATTGAAGATATTATCGATTTGTCTCATTTGGAAGCGGGGAAAACGGTTTTGCAGGTGCGGCAGTTTTCCCTGTGTGAATTGGCTAATCGGGTCATCCAAGGTTTCTTGGGAAAAGCTGCTTCTAGGGATGTGACTTTGACTCTGAATTTGGCGATTCCTGATGGGGACGATCGCTTCACCGCTGACCCCAACCGCGTCGAGCAGATTCTCGACAATTTACTCAGCAATGCCATCAAATTTACCCCCCAAGGTGGCAGGGTCGAACTGAGCGTTTGGCTGGAAAACAAAACTGCTGCTTTCCAAGTGGAAGATACGGGCGTGGGTATTCCTGAAGAGCAACAACCTTTGCTTTTCCAAATATTCCAGCAGTTAGACGGCACTCACCGCCGTAATTACGGTGGGATGGGTGTGGGTCTGGCTTTAACTAAACAGCTTGTGGAACTCCACGGCGGCTGGATTGGAGTTAAATCTAAATTGGGCAAGGGTTCTATTTTCACTGTGCGTTTGCCCGCCCAGTCTTTTACTCCCTCTGTGCAGGGCTCTGAAGCCCGCATTCCCCCTCAGAATTATAGCGCTCCTTTGGGCTGTATTGTTTTGATTGAAAGCTCGGAGGACAGCGCTACGGAAATCTGCGAGATTCTGAATCAGACTGGTTATCAAGTGGTATGGATGCTTGATGGCTCTTCCGCTCGCGAGCAAATCGACCTGCTCCAGCCCAAGGTGGCTATCGTTAATATCCGTTTGGCGGGGATGGATGGCGGGGAAATCATCACCTCCCTGCGCAAATCTAGCGCTAACCCCCATCTGAAGATTTTGGCGTTGGCACCGCCTTGTCCCCCGGCGGAATTGCTCTCGATTCTGGAATCTGGAGCTGATGATTATGCCATTAAACCGCTGGAATTACCCCAGTTATTAAGTCAAATTAATACTTTGGTGGCTAGGGTAGATATGGAATTAAAAAGAAAAGGTTAA